From the genome of Candidatus Electrothrix communis, one region includes:
- the guaB gene encoding IMP dehydrogenase, with translation MFDQDIPPAYTFDDVLLVPSGSEVLPSEVSLATRLTDTIYLNSPLVSAAMDTVTEHRTAIAMARAGGIGIIHKNMSISDQAREVVRVKKSESGMIIDPVTVTELQSVAEVQEIMAMYKISGLPVLREGKLVGIVTNRDLRFVSNNEMRVKEVMTSKNLVTVHEGISLDHCKALLHEHRIEKLLVVDEAKKLKGLITIKDIEKIKRYPQSAKDTSGRLLVGAAIGVSSDMPDRTEALVAAGVDVVVLDSAHGHSAGVLQAVREIRAGWPDLSVIAGNVATAEGTAALIDAGANAVKVGVGPGSICTTRIVAGVGVPQLTALQNATKVAREKGIPVIADGGIKFSGDICKAIGIGADCVMIGSLFAGTDETPGETFLYQGRKYKGYRGMGSLGAMKEGSSDRYFQKKESAASKLVPEGIEGKVPYRGPISEMVYQLLGGLRSGMGYSGAATIGELHTKAKFVRISPAGLRESHVHDVIITREAPNYRTEGL, from the coding sequence ATGTTCGACCAGGACATCCCCCCGGCATATACCTTTGATGACGTCCTGCTCGTTCCGTCAGGTTCGGAAGTGCTGCCGTCAGAAGTCTCCCTGGCTACCCGACTTACAGATACAATTTACCTCAACTCCCCTCTGGTTTCAGCGGCCATGGATACTGTAACGGAACACCGTACAGCTATAGCAATGGCCAGGGCAGGTGGTATCGGTATTATTCATAAAAACATGTCGATTTCCGATCAGGCCAGAGAGGTGGTACGGGTCAAAAAATCAGAGTCCGGCATGATTATTGATCCTGTCACGGTGACTGAGCTACAGAGCGTTGCAGAAGTGCAAGAAATCATGGCCATGTATAAAATTTCTGGCCTGCCTGTACTGCGTGAAGGAAAATTGGTGGGTATTGTGACCAACCGGGACCTCCGCTTTGTTTCCAATAATGAAATGCGGGTCAAAGAGGTCATGACCAGCAAAAACCTCGTTACAGTACACGAAGGTATCAGCCTTGATCATTGCAAGGCCCTGCTCCATGAGCACCGCATTGAGAAATTGCTGGTTGTTGATGAGGCAAAAAAGCTTAAAGGCTTAATTACCATCAAGGATATTGAAAAAATAAAGAGATATCCGCAGTCTGCAAAGGACACCAGCGGTCGTTTGCTGGTCGGTGCAGCGATTGGCGTCAGCTCGGACATGCCGGATCGGACCGAGGCCTTGGTGGCTGCCGGTGTTGATGTTGTTGTTCTCGACTCAGCCCACGGTCACTCAGCCGGAGTTTTACAGGCGGTCCGTGAGATTCGAGCCGGTTGGCCTGATCTTTCTGTCATTGCCGGTAATGTTGCTACTGCTGAAGGCACAGCAGCGCTGATTGATGCCGGAGCCAATGCAGTGAAGGTGGGGGTTGGACCCGGTTCCATCTGTACGACCCGGATCGTTGCCGGTGTCGGCGTGCCCCAGCTCACCGCTCTGCAGAATGCCACCAAGGTTGCCCGCGAAAAAGGAATACCAGTTATTGCTGACGGCGGTATTAAATTTTCCGGTGATATCTGCAAGGCCATCGGCATCGGTGCGGATTGTGTCATGATTGGCTCCCTCTTTGCAGGTACAGACGAAACACCGGGCGAGACCTTCCTCTATCAGGGCCGCAAGTACAAAGGCTACCGGGGCATGGGTTCCCTGGGGGCGATGAAAGAGGGGTCTAGCGATCGCTATTTCCAGAAAAAGGAAAGTGCTGCCTCTAAACTGGTCCCTGAGGGCATTGAAGGAAAGGTACCTTATCGCGGACCTATCTCTGAAATGGTCTATCAATTATTAGGGGGATTGCGCTCCGGTATGGGGTATAGCGGTGCGGCCACCATCGGCGAGCTGCATACCAAAGCGAAATTTGTCCGCATCTCTCCGGCTGGCCTGCGGGAGTCCCATGTTCATGATGTTATCATCACCCGCGAGGCCCCCAACTATAGGACAGAGGGGCTGTAA
- a CDS encoding MFS transporter: MRTKKDPESSGSPSYSAGHFSSYLLLLRQNRNYRRYWISGCISQIGDWFNYIAIFVLLSKLTGSGQAVSWFLIAKYLPPAVLGPVAGVIADKFSRKKILITCDLMRAGLVLAYLLIRSTDYVWLVYVLAFIQESIWTFYHPARQATVPNLCSREELSIVNGLSGASWSVMLAFGAALGGFFTAHFGWQAAILADCCSFLLSASVMLTVLIPQREKRPTTDPAEFSLARVTGWHDLQEGFSYIKARPKVMALLTVKSGWALSGGILVMLAVFGEQVFAQENGGGQGGLSGILFSMRGLGAALGPIIAWRLFGDGIPAMRKAIGGAFFLSCAAYLLFSQAPNMWFAALWVFCGHFGGSVQWVFSTTLLHRRVEDKFRGRLFSTEMTLMTLMLSLSTWCTGAALDMGIDPRTIAMALALLFLLPGAGWLLYLRFLARTGNADEQG, translated from the coding sequence ATGCGAACGAAAAAAGATCCCGAATCTTCGGGATCTCCCTCTTACTCGGCAGGGCATTTCTCCTCATACCTGCTCCTGCTCCGTCAAAACCGTAACTACCGACGCTACTGGATCTCTGGCTGCATCAGTCAGATCGGGGACTGGTTTAATTATATTGCCATCTTTGTCCTGCTCAGCAAGCTGACCGGTTCCGGACAGGCAGTGAGCTGGTTCCTGATCGCCAAATACTTGCCTCCGGCAGTGCTCGGCCCGGTGGCCGGGGTTATTGCGGATAAATTCAGTCGCAAAAAAATTCTCATCACCTGCGACCTGATGCGGGCCGGTTTGGTGCTTGCCTACCTGCTGATTCGATCAACGGATTATGTCTGGCTGGTCTACGTGCTGGCCTTTATTCAGGAGTCTATCTGGACTTTTTACCACCCTGCCCGTCAAGCCACAGTGCCCAATCTCTGCAGCCGTGAAGAGTTGAGCATTGTTAACGGCCTGTCCGGTGCCTCCTGGTCGGTTATGCTGGCCTTCGGTGCTGCCTTGGGCGGTTTTTTCACTGCCCACTTTGGCTGGCAGGCTGCTATTTTGGCTGATTGTTGCAGCTTTCTTCTCTCAGCCTCTGTCATGCTGACCGTGCTGATTCCCCAGAGGGAAAAACGACCAACAACAGATCCGGCAGAATTTTCCCTGGCCCGTGTCACAGGTTGGCATGACCTTCAAGAAGGCTTTTCCTACATCAAGGCCCGTCCCAAGGTCATGGCCCTGCTCACCGTGAAAAGCGGTTGGGCACTTTCCGGCGGAATTCTGGTCATGCTGGCCGTGTTCGGCGAACAGGTCTTTGCCCAAGAAAACGGTGGGGGTCAGGGTGGCCTGAGCGGAATCCTCTTTTCCATGCGCGGCCTAGGTGCGGCTCTCGGCCCTATTATCGCTTGGCGCCTTTTCGGTGACGGCATTCCAGCTATGCGCAAGGCCATTGGTGGAGCTTTTTTCCTCTCCTGCGCTGCCTATCTTCTCTTTAGCCAGGCACCGAATATGTGGTTCGCTGCCCTCTGGGTCTTTTGCGGCCATTTCGGCGGCTCCGTACAATGGGTATTCAGCACAACTCTGCTCCACCGCCGGGTTGAAGATAAATTTCGCGGACGCCTTTTTTCCACAGAGATGACCCTCATGACCCTGATGCTGAGCTTATCCACTTGGTGTACCGGAGCGGCTTTGGATATGGGAATAGATCCCCGCACCATAGCTATGGCACTGGCTCTTCTCTTTCTTCTGCCTGGGGCTGGCTGGCTGCTCTATCTTCGTTTTCTTGCCAGAACCGGCAATGCTGACGAACAAGGCTGA
- the guaA gene encoding glutamine-hydrolyzing GMP synthase: MQNDKIIILDFGSQTTQLIARRIREQKVYSEIHPYTLPLEQLKAMQPSGIILSGGPASVYDEDAPISDAGVFELGVPVLGICYGAQLMMQQLGGRVEKADNREFGKAALEVHYTAGLFAGLEPAPAQHQVWMSHGDRVEEAAPGFTATAGSEHSPFAALRHEEKSFVAVQFHPEVAHTLIGTDVLRNFIFGLCGCEASWTMHSFIESTVAEIRESVGRDQVLCALSGGVDSTVVAAIVHKAIGSQLTCIHVNNGLMRINESESVLRFFREKTDLKVIDIDAEKYFLDRLDGISDPEEKRKRIGYGFIEIFEEEANKIGEVKYLAQGTLYPDVIESVAFRGQAPIKSHHNVGGLPERMQLKLIEPLRELFKDEVRELGLELGLPEEAIFRQPFPGPGLGIRIMGAVNKERLQIVRQADVIVLEEMKKAGWYRKVWQSFAVLLPIQTVGVMGDGRTYEHVIAIRSVDSRDAMTADWSQLPYEILGRISTRIINEVRGVNRVVYDISSKPPSTIEWE; encoded by the coding sequence ATGCAGAACGATAAAATAATTATTCTTGATTTCGGTTCCCAAACTACTCAACTCATTGCCCGCCGTATTCGTGAGCAAAAGGTCTACTCTGAAATACATCCGTATACCCTGCCCCTTGAACAGCTGAAGGCCATGCAGCCCTCAGGCATTATTCTTTCCGGCGGCCCGGCCTCTGTGTATGATGAGGATGCTCCGATCTCTGATGCCGGTGTTTTTGAGCTGGGCGTACCAGTTCTCGGTATCTGCTACGGTGCCCAGCTTATGATGCAGCAACTGGGCGGACGGGTAGAAAAGGCGGATAATCGTGAATTCGGTAAAGCAGCTCTGGAGGTACATTATACAGCAGGGCTGTTCGCCGGTTTAGAGCCTGCTCCGGCACAGCATCAGGTCTGGATGAGCCATGGTGATCGTGTGGAAGAGGCTGCCCCCGGCTTTACAGCCACCGCAGGCAGTGAGCATTCGCCGTTTGCCGCTTTGCGCCATGAGGAAAAATCCTTTGTCGCTGTCCAGTTCCATCCGGAAGTGGCTCATACCCTGATCGGAACCGATGTACTGCGCAACTTTATCTTCGGCCTTTGCGGATGTGAGGCGAGCTGGACCATGCATTCCTTTATCGAGTCCACAGTTGCTGAGATAAGGGAAAGCGTGGGCAGGGATCAGGTGCTCTGTGCGCTGTCCGGCGGGGTTGACTCCACTGTGGTTGCGGCTATAGTCCATAAGGCCATAGGCAGCCAGTTGACCTGTATCCATGTCAATAACGGCCTGATGCGCATTAATGAGAGCGAAAGCGTGCTCCGCTTTTTCCGCGAGAAGACAGACCTCAAAGTTATTGATATTGATGCGGAAAAATACTTCCTTGATCGGCTTGACGGCATTTCTGATCCAGAAGAAAAACGAAAACGCATCGGATACGGTTTTATTGAGATCTTTGAAGAGGAAGCAAACAAAATCGGCGAGGTAAAATACTTAGCCCAGGGAACCCTGTATCCTGATGTTATTGAGTCTGTTGCCTTCCGGGGCCAAGCGCCTATCAAATCCCATCATAATGTGGGTGGGTTGCCCGAGCGCATGCAGCTGAAGCTGATTGAGCCACTCAGAGAACTTTTTAAAGATGAAGTCCGCGAGTTAGGCCTGGAGCTGGGGCTGCCCGAAGAAGCAATTTTTCGTCAACCTTTTCCGGGACCGGGCCTGGGTATCCGGATCATGGGTGCTGTTAACAAGGAACGCTTGCAGATCGTGCGGCAGGCTGATGTGATTGTGCTGGAGGAGATGAAAAAAGCAGGTTGGTACCGCAAGGTCTGGCAGTCCTTTGCTGTGCTGCTGCCCATCCAGACTGTCGGCGTTATGGGCGATGGTCGGACTTACGAGCATGTTATCGCCATCCGCTCGGTGGACAGCCGTGATGCCATGACTGCTGATTGGTCCCAACTTCCCTATGAGATCCTGGGTCGGATCTCCACTCGTATAATCAACGAAGTTCGCGGGGTAAATCGGGTTGTTTACGATATTTCCTCCAAACCGCCTTCCACAATCGAGTGGGAATAA
- a CDS encoding DUF748 domain-containing protein translates to MTGEQQNQEAQSPPAFGEILINPHAEKSDNEEEKTVSPSEPKKTQPKKPRKQRKKSTKERGLSKKKVLLCSLMLILLPTVLFLTYLAAASFLIPYYIQDELTEQYSQQLGRPVTITQVNFAPFTFDLHLAGIHIGPELDRQEGNEPTLCHIATLDTRLRPQELLQRKIVLEDMQIKGMQAEVIRRADGSFSDLGLIKKSEVVGVDQAFLPNWLQIDGFSLTDSMLVLRDATNDHEYHFDDISFSLPSAATEQAAAEPALHALVNGNPVQIRGQRQIKPDGSSATRLILQLDDIDPQQLLAWLPGMDKSLRISTDKTEAELELILPDNLQGDSGPVLSGTIHSTGLHFDISARSSESEAKQSGTLQCTAPSAELVIRAHPFRKEYRIEELTLDSPRLVLAESKGQQPLSLWPGQLLNPTSLPFDLMVQRLTINNGTIQKEQGPLWKDLQLELSAYRNRDIPLSDDEKEGQKENTTTLSFSANQGATTVGFQGTTTPNLDLTGEISFHNLDASLLQPYLGADHKLRLSGGKADLVMQVTPLHKQYTISELTLDQPQLVLTDSNEKSSKKNTNKTSSKQLPLSVWPGQLLDPASLPFDLMIQHLTINKGTLQKEKGPFWKDLQLELTAYRNRETASSRKPSKKKQAKKATALSFSARQGKTTVRFKGGTAPDLSLTGKITLNNLDASLFQPYLGGDHALRLSGGKAELDGLLRTMQPAGKGKTMLIEQGTISLQDITLSRQKKGKNRVMLTANRAESKGCSIDLASSSLSCASLLLHQANFPPDTPSFFLFPDKAGSPLGLSIDALKITDSKARLPLGSKKNGLTIPLTALNLDIKDLRSAPSEKDNLHLQAEIGTDGKVSADGSFRQEKGNLKLTVEALDLKLLNQAFAQLFQKNLAPSLHQGHLSLLGQLRLPELNFEGNAQLIDLVAKNAEGTALSWKNGKGSKVYAEMHPFFMHIDELVLEEPELKLSSPASKLPTALLALLRRQDKKPVLPPFTVKQCRIQGGSMPGAGSRLGFTAVNGSLVPLASGTPSSFTFSGKVNERQFTAQGRLEQDRTEVDNFTVADLPMDNAAKQFAEQLGLEEKGGIRWVPSAEQKDEGRVHFNGFLPQPGSEFSLLLALLTDNDGKFSLPLSLPATASPAEISDAALKKLHRLHLQAVVSPQAVLEKNLPDLTLPQRVNFIVGDRLPDFLDDLENFAPLFARRSHLGLRVRGCYDDSTDREYLLRMLQEEEDYRVDLENIRRQEEMGRLIAEEELRQVELVNTDIPIGEDLIPVIEAREDLQPLPPQQVKLPEAILPELARQRALVVQEYLIDTLKLPAEKISRAEPVPGGPWVDLLIEPIWQQAPETNQASPVEEKE, encoded by the coding sequence ATGACTGGCGAGCAGCAGAACCAAGAAGCCCAATCCCCGCCCGCATTCGGTGAAATTCTGATCAATCCTCATGCCGAAAAATCGGATAACGAGGAAGAAAAAACCGTTTCACCCTCTGAACCCAAAAAAACTCAGCCCAAGAAACCGCGCAAGCAGCGTAAAAAAAGCACAAAGGAAAGAGGCCTTTCAAAGAAAAAAGTTCTGCTTTGCAGCCTTATGCTTATCCTGCTGCCGACAGTGCTTTTTCTCACCTATCTGGCAGCAGCAAGTTTCCTCATCCCCTACTACATCCAGGACGAGCTAACAGAGCAGTACAGTCAGCAGCTGGGTCGCCCGGTAACAATAACGCAGGTGAATTTTGCACCGTTCACCTTTGATCTCCACCTCGCTGGCATCCATATCGGACCGGAATTGGACCGTCAGGAAGGAAATGAACCGACCTTATGCCATATTGCCACGCTTGATACCCGATTGCGCCCCCAAGAACTGCTGCAACGAAAGATTGTGCTTGAGGATATGCAGATCAAGGGTATGCAGGCTGAGGTGATCCGGCGTGCTGATGGCAGTTTTTCTGACCTTGGTTTGATCAAGAAAAGTGAGGTCGTGGGAGTCGATCAGGCCTTTCTGCCCAACTGGCTCCAGATTGACGGATTCAGCCTGACTGACAGCATGCTCGTTCTTCGAGATGCGACCAACGATCATGAATATCATTTTGATGATATAAGCTTTTCCCTGCCATCGGCAGCAACAGAGCAGGCAGCGGCTGAGCCTGCTCTCCATGCCCTCGTCAACGGGAACCCGGTCCAAATTCGCGGGCAACGACAGATCAAGCCGGACGGCAGCTCGGCAACCCGCTTAATTCTCCAGCTTGATGATATTGATCCTCAGCAGCTCCTGGCCTGGCTACCAGGTATGGATAAGTCCCTCCGCATCAGCACGGACAAAACCGAGGCTGAGCTGGAGCTTATCCTGCCGGATAATCTCCAGGGGGATAGCGGCCCTGTCCTGTCCGGCACCATCCATTCGACCGGACTGCATTTTGATATCTCAGCCCGCAGCAGCGAAAGCGAAGCCAAGCAATCAGGTACACTTCAATGCACAGCCCCGAGCGCAGAACTGGTTATCCGGGCTCATCCCTTTCGAAAAGAGTACAGGATTGAAGAGCTGACTCTGGATAGCCCTCGGCTGGTGCTGGCTGAGAGCAAGGGCCAGCAACCCTTATCGCTCTGGCCTGGGCAGCTGCTTAACCCTACGTCCCTTCCTTTTGACCTGATGGTCCAACGCCTGACCATCAATAACGGGACCATACAAAAGGAACAGGGGCCGCTTTGGAAAGATCTGCAACTGGAACTGTCAGCCTACCGCAATCGAGACATACCTCTTTCTGATGATGAAAAAGAAGGGCAGAAAGAAAACACAACAACCCTATCTTTTTCTGCCAACCAAGGGGCAACCACTGTAGGCTTTCAAGGAACAACCACCCCGAATCTCGACCTGACAGGAGAAATCTCTTTCCATAATCTAGATGCAAGCCTGCTCCAACCCTATCTGGGTGCGGATCATAAACTCCGGTTGTCCGGCGGCAAGGCGGATCTGGTCATGCAGGTCACCCCCCTGCATAAACAGTACACAATTTCAGAGCTGACCCTGGATCAACCGCAATTGGTGCTCACTGACAGCAACGAAAAGAGCAGCAAAAAAAATACCAACAAAACATCTTCCAAGCAGCTTCCCTTATCTGTCTGGCCCGGACAGCTGCTTGATCCTGCATCCCTTCCCTTTGACCTGATGATCCAGCACCTGACCATCAATAAGGGGACTCTACAGAAAGAGAAAGGACCGTTCTGGAAAGATCTACAACTGGAGCTGACAGCCTACCGCAATCGCGAAACAGCCTCTTCGAGAAAACCTTCGAAAAAGAAGCAGGCAAAAAAAGCAACAGCCCTGTCCTTTTCTGCCCGGCAAGGAAAAACAACAGTACGGTTTAAAGGAGGCACTGCGCCTGACCTGAGCCTGACAGGAAAAATCACCCTCAATAATCTAGATGCAAGCCTGTTTCAACCCTATCTGGGCGGGGATCATGCACTCCGGCTCAGTGGCGGTAAAGCTGAGCTGGACGGCCTTCTGCGAACAATGCAACCAGCAGGAAAGGGGAAAACAATGCTGATTGAGCAAGGAACGATCTCCTTGCAAGATATCACTCTCTCTCGGCAAAAAAAAGGAAAGAACCGCGTAATGCTGACAGCCAACAGGGCGGAAAGCAAGGGCTGCTCCATAGATCTCGCCTCATCAAGCCTTTCCTGTGCCAGCCTCTTGCTCCACCAGGCAAATTTTCCTCCTGATACGCCCTCCTTTTTTCTTTTCCCGGATAAAGCAGGATCCCCTCTTGGCTTGTCAATTGATGCTCTCAAGATAACCGATTCCAAAGCCCGCTTGCCGCTGGGCAGCAAAAAGAACGGCCTGACAATCCCGTTGACTGCCCTGAATCTGGATATCAAAGATCTCCGGTCAGCACCATCGGAAAAAGATAATCTGCATCTTCAGGCAGAAATAGGTACAGACGGGAAGGTGTCAGCAGACGGCTCTTTCCGCCAAGAAAAGGGGAACCTCAAGCTGACCGTTGAAGCTCTTGACCTCAAATTGCTGAACCAAGCCTTTGCTCAACTGTTTCAAAAAAACCTTGCCCCGAGCCTGCACCAGGGGCATCTTTCTTTGCTGGGTCAGCTTCGACTGCCGGAACTTAATTTTGAAGGCAATGCTCAGCTCATCGATTTGGTTGCAAAAAACGCTGAGGGCACAGCCCTCAGCTGGAAAAATGGAAAAGGCAGCAAGGTCTATGCAGAAATGCACCCCTTTTTCATGCATATCGACGAACTTGTTCTTGAGGAACCGGAGCTCAAACTGAGCTCACCGGCAAGCAAGCTGCCTACGGCCTTGCTCGCTCTTCTCCGCAGGCAGGACAAAAAGCCGGTGCTTCCGCCGTTCACTGTAAAGCAATGCCGCATCCAGGGAGGAAGCATGCCCGGTGCTGGCAGTCGCCTTGGCTTTACCGCTGTTAACGGCAGCCTTGTGCCGTTGGCCTCAGGCACACCGAGCTCCTTTACGTTCTCCGGCAAGGTCAATGAAAGACAATTCACCGCCCAAGGACGACTGGAGCAAGATCGTACAGAGGTTGACAACTTCACGGTGGCAGACCTGCCAATGGACAACGCTGCCAAGCAATTTGCAGAACAACTCGGTTTGGAGGAAAAAGGAGGAATCCGCTGGGTTCCCTCGGCTGAGCAGAAAGATGAAGGCCGTGTTCATTTTAACGGGTTCCTTCCCCAGCCGGGTTCAGAATTCTCCCTGCTTTTGGCCCTGCTCACTGACAACGACGGAAAATTCAGCCTCCCCCTCTCGCTGCCAGCAACAGCCTCTCCTGCCGAAATCAGCGATGCTGCTCTGAAAAAACTGCACCGGCTTCATCTTCAGGCAGTTGTCTCCCCGCAAGCTGTTCTGGAAAAAAATCTTCCTGACCTGACCCTGCCCCAGCGGGTTAATTTTATTGTCGGTGACAGGCTCCCGGATTTCTTGGACGACCTGGAAAACTTTGCCCCCCTGTTTGCCCGTCGTTCACATCTTGGTCTGCGCGTTCGGGGCTGCTACGACGATTCGACTGATCGGGAATACCTGCTCCGCATGCTCCAGGAAGAGGAGGATTACCGGGTTGATCTCGAAAATATCCGCAGGCAGGAAGAAATGGGCCGTCTGATTGCGGAAGAAGAGCTTCGCCAGGTGGAGCTGGTGAATACAGATATACCCATTGGTGAAGACCTGATTCCGGTGATCGAAGCGCGGGAGGATTTGCAGCCCCTTCCTCCGCAACAGGTTAAACTCCCCGAAGCAATCCTCCCTGAACTTGCCCGCCAACGAGCCCTGGTTGTTCAGGAGTACCTTATTGACACGCTCAAGCTACCCGCAGAAAAAATCAGCCGCGCAGAGCCGGTCCCGGGCGGCCCTTGGGTTGACCTACTCATAGAGCCAATTTGGCAGCAAGCCCCTGAAACAAATCAAGCATCGCCAGTAGAAGAAAAAGAATAA
- a CDS encoding NmrA family NAD(P)-binding protein, with protein sequence MKKEIHAVTGAFGYSGKSIARRLLHDGHEVITLTNSLKRKNPFGDQIKAHPFHFDEPEKLTESLRGVSVLYNNYWVRFNHRTFTFAEAVRNTETMFRAAKEAGVQRIVHVSITNPSANSPLEYFSGKDRLEQALMDSGIPCSILRPGVLFGKEDILINNIAWAVRHIPLAIVFGDGEYKLQPIHVDDLAALAVQQGKETGNSIINAIGPETFTYRELLTTVAEIIGKRRPVVSVPPAIGHLTGWIAGKFLNDVLITRDEIKGLMDNLLYVNSPPTGKTKLTDWAKENADSLGRKYSNELTRRLDREVEYSS encoded by the coding sequence ATGAAAAAAGAAATCCATGCAGTTACAGGCGCCTTTGGCTATTCCGGGAAAAGTATCGCCCGGCGATTACTTCATGATGGACATGAAGTAATAACGCTCACCAACTCCTTGAAGCGAAAAAATCCGTTCGGTGATCAGATAAAAGCGCATCCCTTTCACTTTGATGAACCGGAAAAATTAACAGAGAGCCTGCGGGGTGTTTCTGTCCTCTACAACAACTATTGGGTACGGTTCAACCACAGGACCTTTACCTTTGCCGAAGCTGTCCGCAACACGGAAACCATGTTCAGAGCTGCAAAAGAAGCAGGTGTGCAAAGAATCGTTCACGTCAGCATCACCAATCCGTCCGCCAACTCCCCGCTTGAATACTTCAGCGGTAAGGATCGGCTGGAGCAGGCCCTGATGGACAGCGGGATTCCCTGTTCCATCCTTAGACCAGGGGTCTTGTTTGGAAAAGAGGATATACTGATCAATAATATTGCCTGGGCAGTGCGTCATATCCCGCTCGCCATTGTTTTCGGCGATGGGGAGTATAAATTGCAACCCATCCACGTTGATGATCTGGCGGCTCTTGCTGTCCAACAGGGCAAGGAAACGGGTAATTCCATTATCAATGCCATAGGGCCTGAAACCTTTACCTACCGTGAGCTGCTCACCACCGTTGCCGAAATTATCGGGAAACGTCGCCCTGTGGTCTCGGTTCCGCCAGCGATTGGTCATCTTACCGGCTGGATTGCCGGAAAATTTCTTAACGATGTACTGATCACCCGCGATGAAATAAAAGGATTAATGGACAATTTACTCTATGTTAACTCTCCTCCGACCGGAAAGACCAAATTGACAGACTGGGCCAAGGAAAACGCTGACAGCCTTGGCCGGAAATACTCAAACGAGCTTACCAGAAGGTTGGACAGGGAGGTGGAGTACAGCTCGTGA
- the purF gene encoding amidophosphoribosyltransferase: MEHVFPSRDPQSRPTHECGICGIYGHEDAAKLTYFGLYALQHRGQESAGIVSGNGQNMYLHKDMGLVPEVFTEANLQRLTGHLAVGHVRYSTTGESSIINTQPFMVTHQGIPLAVAHNGNLVNSLDLRNHLEKKGSIFQTTMDSEVVIHLMARTMHMGLTRAIKETFACIRGAYSLLLMTPDTMIAVRDPNGFRPLCLGRLADGAYVVASETCALDLITAEYVRDIEPGEVVIINKDGLKSIFPWSPQRKSYCIFEQVYFARPDSDIFGTNVYAVRKRMGEILAQEAKIDADFVMPFPDSGNYAAIGYSQASGIPLEMGMIRNHYVGRTFIQPSQAMRDFSVRVKLNPVGSLLKGKRVIIVEDSIIRGTTGRSRVKALRDVGAKEIHMLVSCPPTRHACYYGIDFPTSSQLIASTKNLEEIAEYLGLDSLTYLSLDGLVEATGLPKDNFCLACFDGNYPVAPDLSFTKDALSGCGCG, encoded by the coding sequence ATGGAACATGTATTTCCATCCCGCGATCCACAATCACGACCAACCCATGAATGCGGTATATGCGGAATATACGGTCATGAAGACGCAGCAAAACTCACCTATTTCGGTCTCTATGCTCTTCAACATAGAGGTCAAGAAAGTGCTGGCATTGTTTCCGGAAACGGGCAGAATATGTATCTGCATAAAGATATGGGACTGGTTCCCGAGGTCTTTACAGAGGCAAATTTACAGCGTCTGACCGGACATCTGGCTGTGGGCCATGTACGTTACTCCACAACCGGAGAATCCTCTATTATCAATACTCAACCGTTCATGGTTACCCATCAGGGGATCCCTCTTGCTGTGGCTCATAACGGCAACCTGGTAAACTCCCTTGATTTACGCAATCATCTGGAGAAAAAGGGGTCCATTTTCCAAACCACCATGGACAGCGAGGTTGTTATTCATCTGATGGCCCGAACCATGCACATGGGCCTGACCAGAGCAATCAAGGAGACCTTTGCCTGTATTCGCGGGGCCTATTCTCTGCTGCTCATGACCCCGGACACTATGATTGCGGTACGTGATCCCAACGGTTTTCGTCCGCTCTGCCTCGGACGCTTGGCCGACGGCGCTTATGTGGTTGCTTCAGAAACCTGTGCCTTAGATCTCATCACCGCAGAATATGTCCGCGACATTGAACCGGGTGAGGTGGTCATTATCAACAAAGACGGCCTGAAATCAATTTTTCCTTGGTCACCTCAACGCAAGAGCTATTGCATCTTTGAGCAGGTTTATTTTGCTCGTCCGGACAGCGACATCTTCGGCACCAATGTCTATGCAGTCCGAAAACGAATGGGCGAAATTCTGGCTCAGGAAGCCAAGATTGATGCTGATTTTGTCATGCCCTTTCCCGATTCTGGCAATTACGCGGCCATCGGCTATTCTCAGGCCTCGGGTATCCCCTTGGAGATGGGCATGATCCGTAACCATTATGTGGGGCGTACCTTTATTCAACCCTCCCAGGCCATGCGTGACTTCTCCGTTCGGGTGAAACTCAACCCGGTTGGCTCGCTCCTTAAAGGAAAACGGGTAATTATTGTTGAAGACTCCATTATCCGGGGAACAACCGGGAGAAGTAGAGTAAAGGCCCTGCGGGACGTGGGCGCAAAAGAGATCCATATGCTGGTCTCCTGTCCTCCGACCCGACATGCCTGTTATTACGGCATTGATTTCCCTACCTCTTCCCAGCTGATCGCCTCGACAAAAAATTTAGAGGAGATTGCAGAATATCTGGGACTGGACTCCCTGACCTACCTAAGTCTTGACGGCCTGGTCGAAGCTACCGGGCTGCCCAAAGATAATTTCTGCCTGGCCTGCTTTGACGGCAACTATCCGGTAGCCCCGGATCTCTCCTTTACCAAGGACGCTCTGAGCGGCTGTGGTTGCGGTTGA